One genomic region from Burkholderia latens encodes:
- the rnhA gene encoding ribonuclease HI, which produces MTTDTIDIYTDGACKGNPGPGGWGALLRYGDREKELFGGEPNTTNNRMELMGVIAALEALKRPCRVIVHTDSQYVQKGISEWIHGWKKKGWVTAAKTPVKNADLWKRLDALVVQHDVEWRWVKGHAGHPENERADALANRGVESLAA; this is translated from the coding sequence ATGACCACCGACACCATCGACATCTATACCGACGGCGCCTGCAAGGGCAATCCCGGCCCCGGCGGCTGGGGCGCATTGCTGCGCTACGGCGACCGCGAAAAAGAGCTGTTCGGCGGCGAGCCCAACACGACCAACAACCGCATGGAACTGATGGGCGTGATCGCCGCGCTCGAGGCGCTGAAGCGGCCGTGCCGCGTGATCGTCCATACCGACTCGCAATACGTGCAGAAAGGCATCAGCGAGTGGATTCACGGCTGGAAGAAAAAAGGCTGGGTCACCGCGGCGAAAACGCCGGTGAAGAATGCCGACCTGTGGAAGCGGCTCGATGCGCTCGTCGTCCAGCACGACGTCGAATGGCGTTGGGTGAAGGGTCACGCGGGCCACCCCGAAAACGAACGCGCCGACGCGCTCGCGAATCGCGGCGTCGAATCGCTCGCGGCCTGA
- a CDS encoding class I SAM-dependent methyltransferase yields MSDRQIIDWPAWTDSPPGRYVLGWEQAQLDRIVSDVFGFHALQLGLPQLDALRENRMPYRGLVLDPASGASAPYQYPWAGDAHASTHAPADRSTTWCDLLDLPFESQSVDLIVMPHTLEFTSDPHRLLREAERVLMPEGQLVITGFNSLSLWGMRQSFGRMANRPFVPAARDQIAFIRLKDWIKLLGFDLERGRFGCYRPPLVTDKWLARYGFMEAAGDRWWPIFGAVYMVTAVKRVRGMRLVGPIRMKKPVLAPGLTPAATPTTHQESS; encoded by the coding sequence ATGTCCGATCGTCAAATTATAGACTGGCCCGCCTGGACCGACTCGCCGCCCGGCCGCTACGTGCTCGGCTGGGAGCAAGCCCAGCTCGACCGGATCGTGTCCGACGTGTTCGGCTTTCACGCGCTGCAGCTCGGGCTGCCGCAGCTCGATGCGCTGCGCGAGAACCGCATGCCGTATCGCGGCCTCGTCCTCGACCCGGCGAGCGGCGCGAGCGCACCGTACCAGTATCCGTGGGCAGGCGACGCGCACGCGAGCACCCATGCGCCGGCCGATCGCAGCACGACGTGGTGCGACCTGCTCGACCTGCCGTTCGAGTCGCAGAGCGTCGACCTGATCGTGATGCCGCACACCCTTGAATTCACGTCGGACCCTCACCGGCTGCTGCGCGAGGCGGAGCGCGTGCTGATGCCGGAAGGCCAGCTCGTGATCACCGGCTTCAACTCGCTGAGCCTGTGGGGAATGCGGCAATCGTTCGGACGCATGGCGAACCGCCCGTTCGTACCGGCCGCGCGCGACCAGATCGCGTTCATCCGGCTGAAGGACTGGATCAAGCTGCTCGGCTTCGATCTCGAGCGCGGCCGCTTCGGCTGCTACCGGCCGCCGCTCGTCACCGACAAGTGGCTGGCCCGCTACGGCTTCATGGAAGCCGCCGGCGACCGCTGGTGGCCGATCTTCGGCGCGGTCTACATGGTGACGGCCGTCAAGCGCGTGCGCGGCATGCGCCTCGTCGGCCCGATCCGGATGAAAAAGCCCGTGCTCGCGCCGGGCCTGACGCCGGCCGCCACCCCGACCACCCATCAAGAAAGTTCATGA
- the gloB gene encoding hydroxyacylglutathione hydrolase, producing the protein MNELEYVPVPAFEDNYIWLVSDGRDAIAVDPGEAAPVRRVLAERGWRLTAILLTHHHADHVGGVAALRDSQPDNVPLAVYGPSAEAIGVVTQPLAGGDRVTLDAPALAFDVLDVPGHTRGHIAYFQAAGRGAATPHVFCGDTLFSCGCGRLFEGTPAQMLASLDALAALPGDTRVHCAHEYTLSNIRFALACEPGNAALAAWRDDAHALRARGEPTLPTTIAHERAVNPFMRSDSAAIRATLEAELHEPVPDRLAAFTLMREWKNRFR; encoded by the coding sequence ATGAACGAGCTGGAATACGTGCCGGTGCCGGCATTCGAAGACAACTACATCTGGCTTGTCTCCGACGGCCGCGATGCGATCGCCGTCGACCCGGGTGAAGCCGCTCCGGTACGCCGTGTTCTTGCGGAGCGCGGCTGGCGGTTGACCGCTATTTTACTCACGCACCATCACGCCGACCACGTCGGCGGTGTCGCGGCACTGCGCGATAGCCAACCGGACAATGTGCCGCTCGCCGTATACGGCCCGTCGGCCGAGGCGATCGGCGTGGTCACGCAGCCGCTTGCGGGCGGCGATCGCGTGACGCTCGACGCCCCTGCGCTCGCATTCGACGTGCTCGACGTGCCGGGCCATACGCGCGGCCATATTGCCTACTTTCAGGCGGCCGGCCGCGGCGCCGCGACGCCTCACGTGTTCTGCGGCGACACGCTGTTCTCGTGCGGCTGCGGCCGTTTGTTCGAAGGCACGCCCGCGCAGATGCTCGCGTCGCTCGATGCATTGGCGGCGCTGCCCGGCGACACGCGCGTGCATTGCGCACACGAATACACGCTGTCGAACATCCGCTTCGCGCTTGCGTGCGAGCCCGGCAACGCGGCGCTCGCCGCTTGGCGCGACGACGCGCACGCGCTGCGCGCCCGCGGCGAGCCGACGCTGCCCACCACGATCGCGCACGAGCGCGCCGTCAATCCGTTCATGCGCTCGGACAGCGCTGCCATTCGCGCAACGCTCGAGGCCGAGCTGCATGAACCGGTGCCGGATCGCCTCGCGGCGTTCACGCTGATGCGCGAGTGGAAAAACCGATTCCGATGA